Proteins encoded together in one Electrophorus electricus isolate fEleEle1 chromosome 9, fEleEle1.pri, whole genome shotgun sequence window:
- the cdk7 gene encoding cyclin-dependent kinase 7, producing the protein MAFDVKSRAKRYEKLDFLGEGQFATVYKARDKTTNTIVAIKKIKVGHRTEAKDGINRTALREIKLLQELSHPNIIGLLDAFGHKSNISLVFDFMETDLEVIIKDTSLVLTPANIKAYILMTLQGLEYMHHHWILHRDLKPNNLLLDENGVLKLADFGLAKAFGSPNRVYTHQVVTRWYRAPELLFGARMYGIGVDMWAVGCILAELLLRVPFLAGDSDLDQLTKIFETLGTPTEDTWPGMTSLPDYVSFKLFPGTPLEHIFSAASDDLLELLQGLFTFNPCTRITASKALRMRYFSQRPAPTPGHQLPRPNSSAEALKEKENITIGIKRKRDGIEQGTLKKKLMF; encoded by the exons atggcTTTCGACGTGAAGTCCAGAGCAAAACGATACGAAAAGCTGGACTTTCTTGGAGAGGGTCAG TTTGCAACAGTTTACAAGGcgagagacaaaacaacaaatactaTTGTTGCGATTAAAAAG ATTAAAGTTGGGCACAGAACAGAGGCAAAAGATg gtatCAACAGAACAGCACTCAGAGAGATCAAACTGTTACAAGAGCTTAGTCACCCAAACATTATTGGA CTCCTTGATGCATTTGGGCACAAATCCAACATCAGCCTTGTGTTTGACTTTATGGAGACAGATCTTGAG gtgattATAAAGGACACTAGTCTCGTACTCACACCAGCCAACATCAAGGCATACATCTTGATGACCCTGCAGGGCTTGGAATATATGCACCATCACTGGATTTTACATAGG GATTTGAAGCCCAATAATTTACTACTTGATGAAAATGGGGTTCTGAAGCTTGCTGATTTTGGACTGGCTAAAGCCTTTGGAAGCCCTAACAGAGTTTACACACATCAAGTAGTGACCAG atGGTACCGTGCCCCTGAGCTTCTCTTTGGGGCCAGGATGTATGGTATAGGTGTGGACATGTGGGCGGTGGGTTGCATCCTTGCAGAACTCCTCCTCAGA GTACCATTTCTGGCTGGAGATTCTGACCTGGATCAGTTAACAAAGATATTTGAAACTTTGGGGACTCCAACAGAAGACACTTGGCCT GGGATGACCAGTCTCCCAGACTATGTCTCATTTAAGCTGTTTCCGGGCACTCCTCTGGAGCACATTTTCAGTGCAGCTAGTGATGATCTCTTGGAGCTCCTACAGGGCCTGTTCACCTTCAACCCATGCACCCGAATAACAGCCTCAAAG GCACTGAGGATGCGCTATTTCAGCCAGCGCCCAGCACCTACCCCAGGACATCAGCTCCCCAGACCAAACTCATCTGCTGAAGctctgaaagagaaagaaaatatcaCCATTGGCATTAAAAGAAAACGTGATGGTATTGAACAAG GCACCCTGAAGAAAAAGTTAATGTTTTAG